Proteins encoded together in one Rhodothermales bacterium window:
- a CDS encoding 4Fe-4S binding protein, with the protein MSNLSISERLGKVAYRNQGRSDARAHILVDTAICNSTCPHRCTTYVCPANCYTEDDHGHVHFQFEDCIECGTCLYACDQGAVTWKYPDPEAGRGVNWSLG; encoded by the coding sequence ATGAGTAACCTTTCAATCTCCGAACGTCTGGGAAAGGTGGCCTATCGAAACCAGGGCCGCTCTGATGCCCGTGCGCATATCCTCGTCGATACGGCCATCTGTAATTCAACCTGTCCACACCGGTGTACGACGTACGTTTGCCCGGCTAACTGTTATACGGAGGACGATCACGGCCATGTCCACTTTCAGTTCGAGGATTGCATCGAGTGCGGCACCTGCCTGTACGCGTGCGATCAGGGGGCTGTCACATGGAAGTATCCGGACCCCGAGGCTGGCAGGGGAGTAAACTGGAGCCTCGGTTGA
- a CDS encoding FAD-dependent oxidoreductase, with product MDERFDCIIVGGGIAGLSAAMILARANRKFLLIERGEFCGAKNVSGGVLWGADLQRLVPEYWEQEAGYERVVGHRRLTFMDEQSAFSLDFKSDHFNQPPFAGVTVLRARFDEWLASRVQEAIDQSTAADESLLATNVLVDSLLMEDGRVTGIRAGEEEFFSDVVILAEGVNNLLTRQAGLQPAYVPADHVAVGVKEVIGLDQKVLEDRFQLRDGLGLTNEFVGYATRGVEGGGFLYTNRESLSVGLVLGMKDLGEKKLKPYDILNDFKAHPAIADMLAGGEVLEYSAHVVSTGDLAGVPDKLYGDGVLVAGEAAHLLLNAGRAIQGMDYAMRSGILAAEAVVESTDSKDFSRGALARYQERLEESYVIKDMRAFQGAVHLLHDPVMGRTLPSVICDFGRSYFTVESKPTRKTADMLKQSVRTHSSMWEMMKLALRAARNL from the coding sequence ATGGACGAACGGTTCGACTGTATCATCGTCGGGGGCGGTATCGCCGGACTGAGCGCCGCGATGATACTGGCTCGCGCGAATCGCAAATTCCTCCTGATCGAGCGGGGAGAGTTCTGTGGAGCCAAGAACGTTTCCGGCGGCGTACTCTGGGGAGCAGACCTGCAGCGTCTGGTTCCTGAATACTGGGAGCAGGAGGCCGGCTACGAGCGCGTCGTAGGCCATCGCCGACTCACGTTCATGGATGAGCAGTCGGCCTTCAGCCTTGATTTCAAATCGGACCACTTCAATCAGCCGCCCTTTGCCGGAGTTACTGTGCTGCGAGCCCGGTTCGACGAATGGCTGGCGAGTCGCGTTCAGGAAGCCATCGATCAGAGCACAGCCGCCGATGAGTCTCTGCTTGCCACGAACGTGCTCGTGGATTCACTGCTGATGGAGGATGGACGCGTGACGGGGATTCGAGCCGGCGAGGAGGAGTTCTTCTCGGATGTCGTCATTCTCGCCGAGGGTGTCAACAACCTGCTCACGCGGCAGGCGGGCCTCCAACCGGCCTACGTCCCCGCCGATCATGTGGCTGTGGGCGTCAAAGAGGTCATCGGTCTGGATCAAAAAGTTCTGGAGGACCGCTTTCAGCTTCGCGACGGCCTGGGACTCACAAACGAATTCGTCGGATATGCGACGCGGGGTGTCGAGGGCGGTGGCTTCCTGTACACGAATCGAGAGTCGCTATCGGTCGGCCTGGTGCTGGGGATGAAGGATCTCGGAGAGAAGAAGCTGAAGCCCTATGACATCCTCAACGATTTCAAAGCGCACCCGGCGATAGCAGACATGCTGGCCGGTGGGGAAGTCCTCGAGTACTCCGCCCATGTGGTGTCGACGGGTGACCTGGCTGGCGTACCGGACAAGCTCTATGGAGATGGGGTGCTCGTTGCGGGTGAGGCGGCACATTTGCTGCTCAATGCCGGCCGCGCCATCCAGGGGATGGATTATGCGATGCGCTCGGGTATCCTTGCAGCCGAGGCCGTAGTCGAGAGCACCGACTCGAAAGACTTCAGTCGCGGCGCTCTTGCGCGATATCAGGAGCGTCTCGAGGAGAGTTACGTAATTAAGGATATGCGGGCATTCCAGGGTGCCGTGCATCTGCTTCACGATCCGGTGATGGGCCGCACCTTACCTTCCGTGATCTGCGACTTTGGCCGTTCGTACTTCACGGTGGAGAGTAAGCCAACCCGTAAGACTGCGGACATGCTGAAGCAATCAGTGCGAACACACTCGTCTATGTGGGAGATGATGAAACTGGCTTTGCGAGCCGCGCGGAATCTATGA
- the topA gene encoding type I DNA topoisomerase translates to MKKLVVVESPTKARTIKNFLPAGEFQVEASMGHIRDLPASAAQIPAAVKKEPWSRLGINVEENFEPLYVVPSGKKKLVQQLKRQLKQADELYIATDEDREGESIGWHLVNVLKPKVPVRRMVFHEITQEAIEDALNHTREINYDLVDAQETRRMLDRLVGYSISPLLWKKIAPRLSAGRVQSVAVRLIVQKEKERIAFVPAGYWGMKAALSKNGGEFEAVLSHLNDIRVAVGRDFDDETGRLREGLTDGTDVVILDEKTAGQNAGSLPGEQWKVAEVEDRDARRSPAAPFITSTLQQECSRKLGLSARQTMQVAQRLYEQGYITYMRTDSTTLSKEALDASRRVVAEKYGDSFLSKKPRTYTGTVANAQEAHEAIRPAGREMKTVEKIKLSGLDAAVYDLIWKRTIASQMADARLKFTAVTISVSDGTTRASFRASGKRIEFSGFFRAYVEGSDDPESALDDQEQPLPPLEVGEVLTCRGVEATGHETKPPARYSEASLIKILEKEGIGRPSTYATIMDTIVNRGYVRRLRSQLIPTFTAFATNSLLEQQFENLVDVGFTAEMEHVLDEIAAGERKSKPYLTSFYSGEKGLKIRIENALDAIDARAVSTISFAKWKPYAIRVGRYGPYVELEDNGEQVRASLPEDLAPGDVTRETLESLVTGASKSDEPLGTDPESGLPVLSKHGPYGHYVQLGTNDDNEKPRRQSIPKGLDPSEVDLAKALDLLRLPRDVGPHPESGDMIVANIGRYGPYVKHGKTFASLQATDDVLTVGLERAVELIQKKAKRNEPLRTIGDHPETGDSIDLFEGRYGPYVKMGRTNVSLPKGTEPSDVTLDEAVTLIDEKQAKTGKGGGKKKTARKGTKKTAKKTAKKSTKKTAGKAKKTTKKTTSKAKKTATRKTTSKSTRSARKTTGKAAKSTPDSTTEKNDE, encoded by the coding sequence ATGAAGAAGCTTGTTGTTGTTGAGTCTCCCACGAAAGCCAGGACGATCAAGAATTTCCTGCCGGCGGGCGAGTTCCAGGTTGAGGCGAGCATGGGCCACATCCGGGATCTGCCCGCGTCGGCTGCACAGATTCCTGCGGCCGTAAAGAAAGAGCCCTGGTCACGGCTCGGTATCAATGTTGAGGAGAACTTCGAACCGCTCTACGTGGTGCCGTCCGGCAAGAAGAAACTCGTTCAGCAGCTGAAGAGGCAGCTCAAGCAGGCCGACGAGCTGTACATCGCAACGGACGAAGACCGCGAAGGTGAGTCGATCGGATGGCACCTTGTGAACGTGCTGAAGCCCAAGGTCCCGGTCCGGCGGATGGTGTTCCACGAAATCACGCAGGAAGCCATCGAGGATGCACTCAACCACACACGCGAAATCAACTACGACCTCGTCGACGCGCAGGAGACGCGGCGAATGCTGGATCGGCTCGTGGGTTATTCTATCTCGCCACTTCTCTGGAAGAAGATCGCACCCCGTTTGTCGGCAGGCAGGGTACAGAGTGTCGCCGTACGATTAATTGTGCAGAAGGAGAAGGAGCGGATCGCCTTCGTTCCGGCCGGCTACTGGGGCATGAAGGCTGCGCTGTCGAAGAATGGCGGTGAGTTTGAGGCCGTACTCTCGCATCTGAACGATATCCGCGTCGCCGTTGGCAGGGACTTCGACGACGAGACAGGGCGGCTTCGGGAGGGATTGACTGATGGCACCGACGTCGTAATCCTCGATGAGAAGACGGCGGGTCAGAACGCAGGGTCTTTGCCCGGCGAGCAGTGGAAAGTGGCGGAAGTGGAGGATCGCGACGCGCGACGGTCGCCCGCGGCCCCGTTCATAACGTCGACGTTGCAGCAGGAATGCAGTCGGAAGCTGGGTCTCTCGGCAAGGCAAACTATGCAGGTTGCTCAGCGGTTGTACGAGCAGGGCTACATCACGTACATGCGAACCGACTCCACTACTCTTTCGAAAGAAGCCCTCGACGCAAGTCGCCGCGTTGTTGCCGAGAAGTACGGCGATTCATTCTTGAGCAAGAAGCCGCGCACCTACACAGGGACGGTAGCGAATGCGCAGGAAGCCCACGAGGCTATCCGTCCCGCCGGCCGGGAAATGAAAACGGTCGAAAAGATCAAACTTTCCGGCCTCGATGCCGCGGTCTACGATCTTATCTGGAAGCGCACAATCGCGTCGCAGATGGCCGACGCCCGGCTGAAGTTCACGGCGGTTACCATTTCGGTAAGCGATGGGACCACGAGGGCCAGCTTCCGCGCAAGCGGCAAGCGGATTGAGTTTTCGGGATTCTTCCGAGCCTACGTTGAGGGGTCGGATGACCCGGAGTCTGCTCTCGACGATCAGGAACAGCCGCTTCCGCCACTGGAGGTAGGTGAGGTTCTGACGTGTCGTGGCGTGGAGGCTACAGGTCATGAAACGAAGCCGCCGGCGCGGTATTCCGAAGCCTCCCTTATCAAGATTCTGGAGAAGGAAGGCATCGGACGACCGAGTACCTATGCGACGATCATGGACACGATTGTCAACCGTGGATACGTCAGGCGCTTGCGGTCACAACTCATCCCGACGTTTACCGCCTTCGCGACCAATAGTCTGCTTGAGCAGCAATTTGAGAATCTGGTGGATGTCGGATTCACGGCCGAAATGGAGCACGTGCTGGACGAGATCGCCGCAGGCGAACGGAAGTCCAAACCGTATCTCACTAGCTTCTACTCGGGAGAGAAGGGTCTGAAGATTAGAATCGAGAATGCCCTTGACGCCATTGACGCTCGTGCGGTCTCCACGATCAGCTTCGCCAAGTGGAAGCCGTATGCGATTCGTGTGGGCAGGTACGGTCCGTATGTAGAGCTGGAAGACAATGGAGAGCAGGTCCGTGCGTCTCTACCTGAGGACCTCGCTCCCGGCGACGTCACACGCGAGACCTTGGAGTCACTCGTGACTGGCGCCAGCAAGAGCGATGAACCGCTTGGTACTGATCCGGAATCAGGCTTGCCCGTCCTGTCGAAACACGGGCCATACGGGCACTACGTTCAGCTTGGCACGAACGATGACAACGAGAAGCCAAGGCGTCAGTCGATTCCCAAGGGACTCGATCCGTCGGAGGTAGACCTGGCCAAGGCACTCGACCTGCTGCGACTTCCGAGGGACGTCGGTCCGCATCCGGAATCCGGAGACATGATCGTGGCCAACATCGGACGCTACGGTCCTTACGTCAAGCACGGAAAGACCTTCGCATCGTTGCAGGCCACCGATGATGTCTTGACCGTCGGGTTGGAACGCGCAGTGGAACTCATCCAGAAGAAGGCGAAGCGCAATGAGCCGCTCAGAACCATCGGCGATCATCCAGAGACCGGAGATTCTATCGACCTGTTCGAGGGGCGCTACGGTCCATACGTAAAGATGGGTCGTACGAACGTCTCGCTACCCAAAGGCACGGAGCCGAGCGACGTGACGCTAGATGAGGCCGTCACTCTGATCGATGAGAAGCAGGCGAAGACGGGCAAGGGAGGCGGGAAGAAGAAGACGGCTCGAAAGGGCACAAAGAAGACGGCAAAGAAGACCGCTAAGAAGTCTACAAAGAAGACTGCGGGCAAGGCCAAGAAGACCACGAAGAAGACGACAAGCAAGGCCAAGAAGACCGCGACGCGGAAGACCACGAGCAAGTCTACCAGGAGCGCCCGCAAGACCACCGGGAAAGCCGCGAAGAGCACACCCGACTCAACGACCGAAAAGAACGACGAGTGA
- the rsgA gene encoding ribosome small subunit-dependent GTPase A, with the protein MDEDKRELVGTIWKSTGSWYEVQTPDGIVLSKMRGRFRLTHQRETNPIAVGDVVTLQMVGDGTGVITGLHERRNKLVRRAAGRRVGFEHVLVANVDFAWIVQSVLMPKLNPGFIDRFLVMAEVYEIPAGLIVNKTDLLDKIIREPVEHWCGLYEKIGYPVLRTSALSGDGVDELRSGLVDQITVLAGPSGVGKSSLLNRVEPSLSLRTGDVSEKTKKGTHVTTNAAFYRLTDGGVVIDTPGLREFGIIDLDPAQLSHYFVEFVPFLNDCKYPNCTHDHEPECAVVDAVDRGEITEERWASYLNILQSLRMGDKDVGR; encoded by the coding sequence ATGGACGAAGACAAACGAGAATTGGTCGGAACGATCTGGAAATCAACCGGGAGTTGGTACGAAGTACAGACCCCGGATGGCATCGTCCTCAGCAAGATGCGCGGCCGGTTTCGGCTTACGCATCAAAGGGAGACAAACCCCATAGCGGTTGGTGACGTGGTGACGCTGCAGATGGTCGGTGACGGGACGGGGGTCATCACGGGATTGCACGAGCGGCGCAACAAACTCGTCCGTCGGGCGGCCGGGAGGCGCGTTGGTTTCGAGCACGTGCTCGTCGCGAATGTTGACTTCGCGTGGATTGTTCAGTCGGTGCTCATGCCGAAGCTGAATCCCGGATTCATTGATCGATTCCTGGTGATGGCGGAGGTCTACGAGATACCGGCCGGCCTCATCGTGAACAAGACAGATTTACTCGACAAGATCATCCGGGAGCCGGTAGAACACTGGTGCGGGCTGTATGAGAAGATCGGGTACCCCGTCCTGCGCACGAGTGCACTGTCAGGCGATGGCGTGGACGAATTGCGGAGTGGGCTTGTGGACCAAATCACCGTACTGGCAGGTCCGTCTGGAGTGGGAAAGTCGTCGCTACTGAACCGGGTGGAGCCGTCGCTGAGTCTTCGAACCGGCGACGTGAGTGAGAAGACGAAGAAGGGTACGCACGTAACGACGAACGCCGCCTTCTATCGTCTCACCGACGGCGGTGTGGTCATCGATACGCCGGGACTTCGGGAGTTTGGCATCATCGATCTCGATCCCGCGCAGCTGTCGCACTATTTCGTCGAATTCGTTCCCTTCCTCAACGACTGCAAGTACCCGAACTGCACGCATGATCACGAGCCGGAGTGTGCGGTTGTCGACGCCGTGGATCGCGGCGAGATCACGGAGGAGCGCTGGGCAAGCTACCTCAACATCCTGCAATCACTTAGAATGGGCGACAAGGATGTAGGCCGATAG
- a CDS encoding pyruvate, phosphate dikinase produces the protein MTDKKVFKFGNGTADGRREMKSLLGGKGANLAEMSAIGLPVPAGFTISTESCHFYGEHGGVWPDGLEEEVRAGVRHLEESLKEGFGDSANPLLVSVRSGAAVSMPGMMDTVLNLGMNDDVAAGLAKRHGGDERFAFDAYRRFIDMFGGVVMGVPHEKFEHAIERVKQESGVDSDVDLNAAQMKAVVDAYKKIYHDHQGESFPTDPWEQLRLSINAVFGSWNSARAIKYRRINHIRGLIGTAVNVQAMVFGDMGDTSGTGVCFTRNPSTGEEELYGEYLINAQGEDVVAGIRTPEDISRLKEEMPGPYDELLRWTRKLEEHYQDMQDIEFTIQEGTLYILQTRSGKRTGTAAVKIAVDMVAEGLVDKRRAVGKLVEPRHLDQLMHPQFKDPTSFKDKIIGQGLPASPGAAVGQVVFTADHAEEAKAVGKQVILVRIETSPDDVGGMDAAQGILTTRGGMTSHAAVVARGWGKPCVAGCGDIVVDYEAGEFRSGKVVVKEGDWIAVDGSTGQVVLGRQELEPPKMGGNFETFMSWVSDFQTMNVRTNADTPPDAARARELGAVGIGLTRTEHMFFEGDRISKMREMIMASTEAERRAALAKLLPFQKEDFIGIFRAMDGYPVTIRLLDPPLHEFLPHEEADQAAMAKSMGLTTAAVKAKVDALDELNPMLGHRGCRLGVTYPEITEMQARAILEAAVELSAEGVTVLPEIMVPLIGTVEEYTDQRDVIKATAEKVFAEKNRRVEYMIGTMIEIPRAALTADEIAKEAEFFSFGTNDLTQMTFGYSRDDAGKFLPQYVDRKILPYDPFQTIDFEGVGKLVKTGTSLGRSVRKDLKVGICGEHGGDPASVRFCYHVGMNYVSCSPFRVPIARLAAAQAALEEEDVKAEKGAVMA, from the coding sequence ATGACCGATAAGAAAGTATTCAAGTTCGGAAACGGGACCGCCGACGGTCGACGAGAGATGAAAAGCCTTCTTGGCGGCAAGGGTGCAAACCTCGCCGAGATGAGCGCCATCGGACTGCCCGTGCCTGCCGGATTTACGATCAGTACCGAGAGCTGCCACTTCTACGGAGAACATGGTGGTGTGTGGCCGGACGGCCTCGAGGAAGAAGTGCGCGCCGGGGTCCGTCACCTTGAAGAAAGTCTCAAGGAGGGTTTCGGTGATTCAGCCAATCCCCTTCTGGTTTCCGTGCGATCGGGAGCCGCAGTGTCCATGCCAGGGATGATGGATACGGTACTTAACTTGGGAATGAACGATGACGTCGCGGCCGGCCTCGCGAAGCGGCATGGTGGCGATGAGCGTTTTGCGTTTGACGCCTATCGGCGGTTCATCGACATGTTCGGTGGCGTGGTGATGGGCGTGCCGCACGAGAAATTTGAGCACGCCATCGAACGCGTCAAGCAGGAATCGGGCGTAGACAGCGACGTCGACCTGAACGCGGCACAGATGAAAGCCGTGGTCGATGCCTACAAGAAGATCTATCACGACCACCAGGGCGAGTCCTTCCCGACCGATCCGTGGGAGCAGCTTCGACTGTCAATCAATGCCGTGTTCGGCTCATGGAATTCGGCCCGCGCTATCAAGTATCGGCGTATCAACCACATCCGGGGCTTGATCGGAACCGCGGTGAACGTGCAGGCGATGGTGTTCGGCGATATGGGCGATACCAGTGGTACGGGCGTCTGCTTTACGAGAAACCCGTCGACCGGCGAGGAAGAGCTCTACGGAGAATACCTCATCAATGCGCAGGGCGAGGATGTCGTTGCAGGTATACGTACGCCTGAGGATATCTCGCGGCTGAAAGAAGAGATGCCGGGTCCGTACGACGAGTTGCTTCGGTGGACGCGCAAACTCGAGGAGCATTACCAGGATATGCAGGACATCGAGTTCACGATCCAGGAAGGAACGCTGTACATCCTGCAGACCCGTTCCGGAAAGCGCACGGGCACGGCCGCTGTCAAGATCGCGGTTGACATGGTAGCCGAAGGGCTCGTCGACAAGCGAAGAGCGGTAGGCAAGCTTGTCGAACCGCGGCACCTGGATCAGTTGATGCACCCGCAGTTCAAAGATCCGACCTCATTCAAGGATAAGATCATCGGGCAGGGTCTGCCGGCCTCACCGGGCGCCGCTGTTGGTCAGGTGGTATTTACTGCGGACCATGCCGAGGAGGCCAAGGCCGTCGGCAAGCAGGTCATCCTCGTGCGTATCGAGACCAGCCCCGATGACGTCGGGGGTATGGACGCCGCTCAGGGCATCCTCACGACACGTGGCGGAATGACCAGTCACGCCGCCGTCGTAGCGCGTGGATGGGGTAAGCCGTGTGTAGCGGGCTGCGGCGATATCGTAGTCGACTACGAGGCAGGAGAGTTTCGGAGCGGAAAGGTAGTCGTGAAGGAAGGAGACTGGATCGCCGTCGACGGATCGACGGGACAAGTAGTTCTTGGCCGGCAGGAGCTCGAGCCGCCCAAGATGGGTGGAAATTTTGAAACGTTCATGTCGTGGGTTTCGGATTTCCAGACAATGAATGTCCGCACAAACGCCGACACCCCGCCGGACGCTGCGCGTGCCCGCGAACTCGGCGCCGTTGGCATAGGCTTGACTCGAACCGAGCATATGTTCTTCGAGGGTGACCGCATTTCGAAGATGCGCGAAATGATCATGGCATCGACCGAGGCGGAGCGCAGAGCGGCCCTCGCCAAGTTGCTTCCGTTTCAGAAGGAGGACTTTATCGGGATATTCCGCGCCATGGACGGGTATCCGGTGACCATCCGATTGCTGGATCCACCGCTGCACGAGTTTCTTCCGCATGAAGAGGCCGATCAGGCAGCGATGGCGAAAAGCATGGGTCTGACAACTGCCGCTGTGAAGGCTAAGGTCGACGCTCTCGACGAACTCAACCCCATGCTAGGTCACCGTGGCTGTCGACTTGGCGTAACATATCCGGAGATCACGGAGATGCAGGCGCGCGCCATTCTTGAGGCCGCCGTCGAGCTCTCAGCGGAAGGCGTAACAGTGCTTCCCGAAATCATGGTACCGCTCATCGGAACGGTCGAGGAGTACACTGATCAGCGTGACGTGATCAAGGCTACGGCTGAGAAGGTTTTCGCCGAGAAGAACCGTCGGGTCGAGTACATGATCGGTACGATGATTGAAATCCCTCGTGCCGCCCTTACCGCGGATGAGATCGCAAAAGAGGCGGAGTTCTTCTCGTTTGGCACGAACGACCTGACGCAGATGACCTTCGGCTATAGCCGTGATGATGCCGGCAAGTTTCTGCCGCAGTACGTCGACCGCAAGATCCTGCCATATGATCCGTTCCAGACGATCGATTTCGAAGGAGTGGGCAAACTGGTCAAGACGGGCACCAGCCTTGGCCGTTCCGTCAGGAAGGACCTGAAGGTGGGCATCTGTGGAGAGCATGGTGGCGATCCGGCATCCGTCAGATTCTGCTACCACGTCGGCATGAATTACGTGTCGTGCTCGCCCTTCCGCGTGCCGATCGCCCGGCTGGCTGCTGCTCAGGCAGCGCTCGAGGAAGAAGACGTCAAGGCGGAGAAGGGAGCGGTGATGGCCTGA
- a CDS encoding electron transfer flavoprotein subunit alpha/FixB family protein: MEKVLCYIAVQDGKVKRSALEVLSRFRELAVAHDFGLEAVLLGPDADDHVATVAAYGPGKILTVKEDSLVRHSNQLYVEALVRAIDVSGAGTLAMASTEGAKDVLGALGVRLSASVLPDVSSVDVVDGAWEVTRPVMAAKRLARTRALTTPSIISVRSGAYSASESAADVEVVDVPLEVSEDSLRMTIREVLGAVTGEIDLSEAGVVVAAGRGVKDEEGTRLVRELASVLGGAVGATRAVVESNLFPATAQIGQTGKVVSPELYFAVGISGAIQHVAGMSNSRVIVAINKDADAPIFRYSSYGVVGDLYKILPLLIDQLRTVQTR; the protein is encoded by the coding sequence ATGGAGAAAGTTCTCTGCTACATAGCCGTTCAGGATGGCAAGGTGAAGCGGTCAGCGCTCGAGGTCCTTTCACGATTTCGCGAACTGGCGGTCGCTCACGACTTTGGTCTCGAGGCAGTTCTTCTGGGTCCCGATGCTGATGACCACGTTGCGACGGTCGCCGCATACGGTCCCGGCAAGATTCTCACCGTCAAGGAAGACTCACTTGTTCGCCACTCGAACCAGCTATATGTCGAGGCTCTTGTACGGGCTATTGATGTGTCGGGTGCAGGAACGCTTGCGATGGCGTCGACCGAGGGCGCAAAGGATGTGCTCGGCGCCCTTGGTGTAAGGCTGTCCGCCTCGGTGCTTCCCGACGTTTCGTCGGTCGACGTAGTGGATGGGGCGTGGGAAGTCACTCGGCCTGTGATGGCCGCAAAGCGATTGGCTCGGACTCGGGCTCTGACGACCCCGTCGATCATATCGGTCCGATCGGGTGCCTATTCTGCGTCGGAGTCAGCGGCGGACGTTGAAGTTGTCGACGTGCCGCTAGAGGTATCGGAGGATTCTCTTCGAATGACAATCCGGGAAGTACTGGGCGCCGTAACGGGAGAGATCGACCTGTCGGAGGCCGGGGTTGTCGTGGCCGCAGGTCGAGGTGTGAAGGACGAGGAGGGCACACGGCTGGTGCGTGAGCTGGCCTCTGTCCTGGGGGGTGCGGTAGGAGCGACACGGGCCGTGGTGGAGTCCAACCTTTTCCCCGCTACTGCGCAGATCGGTCAGACCGGGAAGGTTGTTTCGCCCGAGCTGTACTTCGCCGTCGGGATATCCGGTGCGATCCAGCACGTAGCCGGCATGTCCAATAGTCGTGTCATCGTTGCCATCAACAAAGACGCGGACGCTCCCATCTTCAGATATTCGTCCTACGGCGTCGTCGGTGATCTCTACAAGATCTTGCCACTCCTGATCGACCAGTTGCGCACGGTGCAAACACGCTAG
- a CDS encoding DNA-binding protein, with protein MFVAAGKQVVCPHCGSDRFEEGRVLLNSTVLTLFDLDWADRNATILSCRKCSRIEWFARRPDRQ; from the coding sequence ATTTTTGTCGCGGCCGGCAAGCAGGTCGTATGTCCACACTGTGGAAGTGATCGATTTGAAGAGGGACGAGTGCTCCTGAATTCGACCGTGTTGACACTTTTTGATCTGGACTGGGCCGATCGTAACGCGACGATTCTCAGTTGTCGGAAGTGCAGCCGAATCGAGTGGTTTGCCCGTCGCCCCGATCGACAGTAA
- a CDS encoding acyl-CoA dehydrogenase: protein MPKNTFNTDDAFLFEELLSEEDRLIMESAREYAQTQLEPRALEGNQDEVFHPEIPREMGELGLFGSTIPEEYGGAGVSYTAYGLIARELERVDSGYRSFCSVQSSLVMFPIHAFGTEELKKRLLPGLATGELIGCFGLTEPDHGSDPGSMTTSATRVDGGWVLSGAKMWITNSTISDVAIVWAKARESRDAEPVIRGFVLEKGMDGWTAPKTHNKMSLRASITGEIVMEDCFVPDENVFPDVRGLKGPFACLNNARYGIVWGALGAAEDCYHRARAYVAEREQFGYPLAAMQLVQTKLANMLTEITQMQLLSWRLGKLKDQGRATPAMISLAKRNNCGTALDISRVARDMLGGNGITGEYRVVHHMINLESVNTYEGTYDIHGLILGREITGIQSFVPRGNDVGTGTKS from the coding sequence ATGCCCAAGAATACGTTCAATACGGACGATGCATTTCTCTTCGAAGAATTGCTGAGCGAGGAAGACAGGCTCATTATGGAGTCGGCTCGCGAATATGCGCAGACCCAACTCGAGCCTCGCGCGCTGGAGGGAAACCAGGACGAGGTGTTTCACCCCGAAATCCCGCGAGAGATGGGTGAGCTGGGTCTTTTCGGGTCAACCATCCCGGAGGAGTATGGCGGCGCCGGTGTCAGCTACACCGCCTATGGTTTGATCGCCCGCGAGCTCGAGCGCGTTGACTCCGGATACCGCTCGTTTTGTTCGGTGCAGTCATCACTCGTGATGTTTCCGATCCATGCGTTCGGCACGGAGGAACTGAAGAAGCGGTTGCTGCCCGGACTGGCCACCGGCGAGTTGATCGGTTGCTTCGGGTTGACGGAGCCGGATCACGGTTCGGATCCAGGATCTATGACGACCTCTGCGACGCGAGTTGACGGGGGCTGGGTGCTTAGCGGTGCCAAGATGTGGATCACGAATTCAACCATCTCGGATGTTGCGATTGTCTGGGCGAAAGCGCGTGAGAGTCGCGACGCCGAACCCGTCATTCGAGGCTTCGTCCTCGAAAAAGGTATGGACGGATGGACGGCGCCCAAGACGCACAACAAGATGTCGCTTCGAGCCTCCATCACCGGCGAGATCGTCATGGAGGACTGCTTCGTTCCTGATGAAAATGTCTTCCCGGATGTTCGGGGTTTGAAAGGGCCGTTCGCCTGCCTCAACAATGCCAGATATGGTATCGTGTGGGGAGCCCTTGGCGCGGCTGAGGACTGTTATCATAGAGCTCGTGCCTACGTCGCCGAGCGAGAGCAGTTTGGGTATCCGTTGGCGGCTATGCAGCTGGTGCAAACCAAGCTCGCGAACATGCTGACGGAGATTACGCAAATGCAGTTGTTATCGTGGAGGCTGGGGAAGCTGAAGGACCAGGGACGAGCCACACCGGCGATGATCTCTCTAGCCAAGCGCAACAACTGCGGAACGGCGCTCGACATCAGCCGCGTCGCACGGGACATGCTCGGAGGCAACGGCATTACGGGTGAATACCGTGTTGTGCACCACATGATCAATCTCGAGAGCGTGAACACGTATGAAGGAACGTATGACATCCACGGACTGATTCTGGGTCGTGAGATTACCGGGATTCAGTCGTTTGTACCACGGGGCAACGACGTCGGAACCGGCACAAAGTCTTAG